A window of Chloroflexota bacterium genomic DNA:
ATGCTGCAGCGACATCCCATAGTTTCAGAGTCGTGTGATAATACGCGTGATAACGTCCGGCGGCGACGTAACACAGACCCAATGCCGGCGAACCCATCGCGTTCAAAGCAATCGCTTGCGTCGCGAGCAAGGTCGCAATATTCAAACTCTGTTGACGTTCTTGCATGTCACCGGGCAAATCGGTGCCGACAATCGCTTGATCGTACGCGCTCTCGCCTTCAGCGACGAGTTGAACCGTGATCGGCTTGTCATTCAACCGAGCGTACTTGCCTTGAATCGCGTGGAACATTTCGTCGGTGCAGGGATCGTAAACCACGCCGACGCGATAAACTCTTTCGTCGCGCAAGGCAATCGAAATTGCAAAATGGGGTACGCCCTGCGAAAAGTTCAGACTACCATCAATTGGGTCTACGATCCACAACGGATCGGCATCGGGCGGAACCGGCTCTTCACTCTCTTCAGCCAGGATGGCTTGGTCGGGAAAATCGGTCTGGAGGATGTCAACGATGCGTTGTTGAATGGGCAGGGCGCTCTCGACCAACAGATCGCGCGGTCCTTTCCACTGTTGCGAACCTGGGTTGCCCAGCGACGCGATGGCGAGTTGTCCGGCTTGACGCGCGGCGCGCATCGCGGTATCGAGCGCTCGAGAATAATCCATTGATCCTCCTATTCCGGAATCGAAGACCT
This region includes:
- a CDS encoding inositol monophosphatase, which gives rise to MDYSRALDTAMRAARQAGQLAIASLGNPGSQQWKGPRDLLVESALPIQQRIVDILQTDFPDQAILAEESEEPVPPDADPLWIVDPIDGSLNFSQGVPHFAISIALRDERVYRVGVVYDPCTDEMFHAIQGKYARLNDKPITVQLVAEGESAYDQAIVGTDLPGDMQERQQSLNIATLLATQAIALNAMGSPALGLCYVAAGRYHAYYHTTLKLWDVAAASVVLGESGGVLTDILGGSWLHSTGGYIATNGVVHGWVVRATKAVLEPGM